Below is a genomic region from Argopecten irradians isolate NY unplaced genomic scaffold, Ai_NY scaffold_1022, whole genome shotgun sequence.
AACAGAGTTATAATAATGGTTGAATAGTGAAAAGTTTAACATTCCTGtaatatcatattgtattgttttcatAAAAGACCCCCCCCCTTGTAAGCCTTCAATATTGTAGTCTGGTTCCCTGCTGCGAATGCTCCGATAGCTCTGCGCTATTCTTAGTCAGGTGAACACCGCCGCCATATTGTGACGTAATgcaaatccaatatggcggatACCGGCAGGTATGCATTTAACACTTGACCTAAACAATCCACTTATTCGCGTAATTGACGAATGATCGGCACGTCTCGTGCTGTTATTTATAATCAGAAAGTAATACtgattcaaattattttcaatttggtAGTTGTCACGTCGGCATTATCATGTGTGCGGTAGTTTTCATTCTGACAAGACCGACAACAAAATCTACCTAGCTTCGAAAAAACGACGAAATTTCCATTTTCCAGCTGCGACATCTTTTTTTCTTGTCTTTCATTCGATTCTACAGACAATTTCGCATTAAAAACGATACCTGTCATTGAGATGTCGCCTTTTTCTGTATGGAAAATTACCCCCTATTTCAAACTCTATGTAATttcatgtatttcattttcagtGCTGATTACAATTAGATAAGACATCACCAGAATCGAAGACGCATTACTGGACATGGCCAGCATACAGCGTGTATGTGATTTAAAGACAGCcgtatacaaatataataatgCACATGTGCAGTCACCACCAATTACATCACTGAAACCAAGGCAAATTGATGCATTATATAGTATCAAAGATAAGAAAGACACATTTATTGTTCTTCCTACAGGCTACGGAAAGAGTTTGATCTTCGAGTTGATCCCATTCTACATCAATTGTAAAGTGATAATTTTGGAACCACTAAACTCAATTATTACtcaactttgtgaaaaacatgGGGAAAGAATTGTGAACATCACTGAAAACTATGCCAATGTTGATTCTTTGTATGGTGACAATGTCTGTTACATCACTGGCCACCCCGAGAACATCCTCAGTAGCGATTTTCTTGAATAACTTGTAGATTAATCATGGGTAAAGGAAAACATTGTAATTGTTGTCGATGAAGCccattgtattttacaatgGCAGGATGACTTTAGGCCagcatacaaaaatataaagaatcTAAAAGCTATATTTCCAAAGTTCACCATGGTTGCTATGACTGCTACTGTGAATTCAAAATCTGTGAAACAAATCCGCAAAGACTTGCAAATGAAAGGAACACTAATAAATTGCACGCCTCTTTTGCGTAAAAACATTTCACTTGCTGTAAAACCCAGGCCAGGTTATAAGAAAGACGAAACTCAAACTGCACCTTATGACTATATTTTTAAACAGTTATATGAAGAATATTTACTAAGTGTTGAAAATAAACATGATTACCCTGTCACAATTGTATACACAAAACTAATTTGGTGCAGTAGAGCCATTGATCTAGCTAAAATTCTCTTAGGAGACCATATGTACATTGGAGATCCAAGTTAAAAAAACAGTGTGATTGTCCAGTACCATTCAGCCCAGGATGCGGAGGTGAACCAATATATATTAGAAACATTAGGTCGTGATGACAATCATATACGGGTGATATTTGCCACCATAGCTTTAGGTATGGGAGctgatttaaaaaaagtaaaacgAGTAATCCATGCTGGTGCACCATCATCTGCAGAAGGTAATTATTGTATGGAATATTCAGGGTaataaatttggaaaaaatgcattaaaaaaaatgaaattaagataaaCCTGTTAAAGTTTCttgaatgttatttttgtttgtcatttCTGTAAATGGAAATGGATGTCGAAAAAGATTATTGACTAAAATTGATATGTTGGTAGGAAATGTAAGTTAATATATGAAACTAGgtatgaaatatgtaaatttatacatattttcatgatgatatttttgttcaaaGCTGATATCAGTCAGTGAAtaagtactgactgtaggtcagtggtttttcttttCTTCGGGTACTCTTCATTTCACCCATTTCAAACTTTGGACACATGTTTACATAAGTAGGTTtgttaagattttaacaaaatacacTCCAAAACATTACTGTTGTTACCTGGTAGCATTTGATGTTCTTTTTGCAGAGTACATACAGGAAATAGGAAGAGCAGGTAGAACCGGTGGGGAAGCAGAGTCTGTAATATATGTGAATGCCATGGATCTGTCCTCACAAATAGTCTCAGCAGAAATGAAGAATTACTTGAAACAAACCGAAGTCTGTCGTCGCAAATTTCTGAGTGATTACTTAAACTGTCCACTCGAACCAGCAGAATATAAATGTTGTGATCTCTGTAGCAAAGATTCTGACACTGAAGTAAAAGGACAAAATCAGGTTGTCCGTTTTCTAGTCAAGCAAGCTCTGAAACAGTATGttgaagccgatgtttctggTGAAATTACATTTCATCTTAATGACATGTTAATTGAAAGAATCACAGAGACATATGAAATGGTTCCATTAGATAGTGTTGAGAACTATTACAAGTTACCCACATTTGTTGCAGAATCTGTGAAAGTAATACTGGGTACATTTAAATAAGTTATGTCGGAAATTAATAAATCACTTTCCAAACTCAACATCCAGTCTAGACTTATGATAATCAATCCATGATTGCAAATGTAATGTCTCAATATCATCCACTGGTGCTTGGATCTGTTTATGTGCTTCGTAACTTCTTGTAGGATGGACTTCAAATGGTCTGATTCCTCTGAGATCTTGAATGATCTTCTTCTCATCTGATATGGAATCGCGTTGCTTATGGAAATTTGCTCGTCTTTTAACAAAACTGCCAGCTACGTTGTCATAGTTATGAGATATCTGGTCTAAGGCAGCAACTGCCTTGGACCGCACCATCAAGTTCTTATCCCTGTTCATGGGACCAAGTCCCTTCAggattgtttttgttctgtgtaCTATATGTTCCATTTGAAGGTCAGCTGGAATATGAGTATCCTTTCCACCCCTCGTGTTTACAAATAGTCCATAAAAACTTTCATATGCTGTTTTCAAACTGTAGCTAGCCTGTTGGTGGCATAGGAAACGTAGGATTTCCAGGGCATATTTACTTCTGCTGTTATGAGCTTTGAACATCACCATCATATATTTCATACACCGTAACATCCTGTCTCTGTCCGGATTATGGATGCAGTCCAAAAATTCCATGTAGAGCAGTCCAAGCTGCAAGGTAACTTTACCGTATTGTTGTACGTGATCAACATCAACAGGTACCTTTTTAGTCTTCTTCTGTCTGTTCAACACATGCAAagtaatatatttgttattgccgATTAGAACTTGGATTGGTGTCCTTGTTTCTTCGACCGTTGTAACATCGGTTAGGTAAGTGTTGACCTTTGCAAGGATGTAGGTATCGATGAAGGTATTCATGGTTTCATGGAACCATGCTGGTGTAACAGGGTCCGGTGGAATATGTTTGGTTGGTTCTTTGTCTGTATCGTCAAGGCCAAAGAAATCGCATAATGCATCCACAATGTAAGCTCTagtaaaagataaaaaatagtccTTGTCCACGTCATAATTGTTTTTCACATCTTGGTGGACATCATTGCGTCTGATGCGTATCTTCTCTCCATTTAGAGTTCCTGTCTCGAGACTGTTAGTACTGAACAGTTTACTGAATATAAGCGTGAGAAAATTCATTGCCATATGCCATAACTCGAAAGTTATTGGGGTGAGATCCCCGATTTTTGATCTTTCATCAAATGACCCAAACCGCAGCGACTTTGCTCCACTGAAGCGCTCTCTTGTTAACTGGTCTCCTCCAATATGTACCTGTCTATGGTCACGTGATCCGTAGATTTATCTACAACATCTACATAGGACAATAAGATTTTGCACACATCACTGTACTGGGCCTCATTATAAGGAAGTATCTCCAGGGGCACAACGAGTGATTTTCCTGCCATTTCATTGGAAAATTGACCTTCCAAGACCTCTTTCCATAAGCCATCAAAGATCTTCAGAAATGGAATGTGATCCTTCGCATTTCTTAGTATAAGAGTGATGTAATCAAGCTTCAGCTTCTCTTCATCCAAAGGGTTAGGCAAAATTTTGTCCATAGTTAGATTTTTAACAAATCCTTGAGGTTGGTCGCAGAAATCATCAAATGTCAAGTGTTGTACAATAGCTGCTGATCCAAACCAATGCCTTGTGCCACCATGGTGCCCTTCCCTTTCATGTCGAATCCTCTTGAAATTGACATTATCTCCAACAAGACGGAAACTTTTACCACCAGCTACTGCTGCCTGTAGTTCTTGAAAGCATGATGACCCAAGTTTTGCAATCTCCTTCATCACTCCTTCATACCCCATTGTGATTCCAAGTGCTTGAAGCCTGTCAAATACCTACAAGTTTAAGATTTACAGTTAAATAATTGTATAGATGTAGGTTACAAATAGAAATATCCTAAACATGATATTGAGTAAACATATCTAAGCAGATACATATAGTACTGGTCCTAACAATaagttataattacaaatatttatttagtaaTAACATTCAAAGATTTAGGCTTTGTGCATGAATTCCATGTTTAAAATGAGAAACATGTTTATAATCTTAGTAATATCTTGCACAACTTCATTTGTCAGAATCCATGATTCATCAATCAAAATGATTATAAACAATCTTCTTAAGTATATAAAAAGTAAGTGACTACGGGACTTATTACAATTTGAGGCCTCCATTAACATCTTATAAATAACAGTAACACTGTTCATGAAAGCCAAACAACAGGTCTCATTTCCAAAATTATTTGAACAGTCAATTATCCTATTACAATTACAGTGACTACAACAATTGTGAAGTAACAGTTAGTATAAACAATTGTTAGAACAAACAAAGAAACCAAGAAACTAAATCAATGAAAATGCATCCAGTTCACAATACCAGGTATCTTAATTTGTTAACCTTTATAAGTTCCTTACCCTTTCAGGAATTAATCATAAAACATGGTTCAACaatggaaatattattgaaaccAAGTACATGATTAGTATTGCTCAGCCTCCAGATAATCACGTCAAATGGTCACATGGCACCAACATCATCCAGCTGTAGATTTCTGTGTGATAACTGCAGAGTTTCATTGGGCAGATCAAATGCATAATTCAAGAAATCTTCTTCAATGTCAAATATCAAGTTTGTCAAGTTTTATGtcaatgtcaaaatttataGTAACTATGTCTTCGtcataattaacacaaacatttCATAACAACATGCttaataatgtttaaataaaaataaacaagctGTTATCAGTGTAATACAAGTGATAAATTTTTCACATGTATCACACTGATGTTTTGATTGATGCTTaaatccatttaaaaaaaatttaagctTTGAAAAGCCAGTGCAATATAAtgaatttgaattatattaatATGATAATGAACTTGAATTACATGAATATGATAATGAAGAGTTTCTAATTTTGTTGACATTGTCAGGATAACACTGTATTGTTACCAactgatattttaaatataaaacaacattCCTGCAGCCAACATGCATAATAATATGCTGTTGATGAAAGAATGTaattatttaaaggatttaaacACCTATCTTTTTCAAATGCTTTCCAAAAAGCTAGAGGTAGTTTTAACATAAACACCaatgaaatcattttgaatCTTTTGTAATTATCTGTTCaaaaagaaatgtaaaaattctaataaatacatgtacactaaaTGACATTCCATGATATTGATCTCGTCGTATTTGAATTCACCAATGAGGTACAtggtattattttcaaatacaaagcTTTCCTACTTCAAAAATCAATAATGTAGTGTATACAATAGCTACaagtatatttatgtatattagatatgctccgATGTTCCCCTTTTTTCATTTGCTATTACACTGTCACGTGGAGGGCGACATTTAGCATATTGACTGGATgcttccatttttagaaacaccaaGTCAATATTCCCTATTGTGACGTCCAACCAAGTCGATATTGTGATTATGAAGTCGCAATACCCTGACATGGAGTTCAACAGGAAGATGTAGTGTAGTTAATCCATTTCTATATAACTTAGCACGAAgccaacatttaaaataataatcatatctaatatacaTATTAAGGACCTTTGTTTTGGTTCATATGCCCTTGTAGAATCTACTCAggtgatataacaccatatgtacctcaacaaaggtccataattgatagatatataatggaaacaaaatcatGAAATATCATCCTTATGGAGAATAACAGTAACACTGAAAGCAAAAACATGTATcgaaaaaagcaaaacaaaccTGAACAAATCACTAAAACGAAATGATGAAATGTacttgttttcaaaatgtacCTTTTCATGTGTTTGTTCATCTTTCATTGTAATGCCCAAGACTTTCTGTATTACTGAGAGTTCATTATATCTATTGTTCATGAGAATGCCATAAATGAGACCTAATTTTGGCAATACTTTCTTAATGACATCAGGAATTCCGAGTTTGGATGTTGGTATCGCCACTGCAAGTAGAGTCTCAGCAAGCAGAGGACAATCTTGTAGAAGTTCATGGCAAATTGGATTCCATGAAAACTGTCTCAAGTCTATGTGTCGCGGATAGAGACTTCCACCTTTAACCGCCTTTGCACACGCACTTTGTTCAATGTCCCATATGAAATGTAACCTCACAGCCTTTTTCAAAGAATTCACTTTCATGATAGTGTTCGCCACAGTCTCCGTGTCGCAATACAATAGGGAATGTACCAAAGAGGATTTCTCCTCACTTGTGATGTTGGCAAATGAGGGAAGTCTTGTACACGACAAATTTAGAGCGGTTGTTACCATTGGATCATTCTGTGGATCATACGCTTTCGAAAAGTATGACCATTCTCGTTCCACATTCCTGAAAGAAAAATCATACAACTGTTAATGAAAATCCGCTTAATGAATAAGGCCCCGATTTTGCAAACCAAACCTTAGTCCATTTTTCACATgtgttatataaggagaaaaacttagtTATTTACTGAAGTCTGAACTTCAGTTTCGAGAAGTCATGGCCTGGACTGTGTAAGCCATTGCTCATCTTCATAATGACAAAAATCAGGATGTTGAGAGAGAAataatgaaagaaagaaaaaagaaagaccCTGTATGTTCAAACACGCAGACTacacaatacatacatataattagaaaatattattacaaaatacacaTTGGAAAGACTAAGACCATGCCCACTAACTGTATATTCATAAAACTCATAATTTACAATGATTGAAATTGATTGGTTGTAAACATAACTTTGCATTTGGTATATAAACAAACTGTCAATGTTTACAGGTGAATAAGTATCCTGTTAATGAGTTTAAAAGGAAATAAATTATTGGAAACAATCTGTCATATCACAAGTTTCTCCCTTGGGTTTCATTTCTGTACCTGACATTGATTATTGGCAGAGATGGAGTTGTCtgagtttgttgtgttgttgtggtgttgtCTGTACTGCAACATCACACATGACTGGACGTCTGATGAATGGAGGTTGAGGTTGAGATGTTTCAAAGTTTAGCGACTTCGTCCGCTTGTATAATATTCTGCATGCATCTcctgaaatattgaatatgaagaaacaaatattaatcaaaactaACATGTggaaacacagggacctggcaatTTTTTtaactacatatacatataccattgcttaaacattttgtgtcaggtccctgtgtatagaacagatattaaaacaaataaagaaaactaCATCTATATCAATGGCTTTGTATCAAACAACACAAAATTGTCAACCTACGAGTTATTCTAAATGGTGggatattatataattgttaaATTGTTCTAAATATGTCAAGGTTTGAGAGAATAATACTACAAGGATAAGaatgatagggatattctaccctcaggATCACAAACTATTGTCAAGctttgtgtatgtatgtgtctgTAATGTCTTGTCATTACATAGGATgagttgtgtgtgtgtatgtcttaacatatgtaTGAGAATGAtgttgaattaataataaagaTGACAGCAAGTAAAGTACATGAACTTGGTTATATTGACTctatactttttgtttgttatagTTAAATTAGAACGGTACTTTTCCATGTAAAGAAAAGCATCTAGATAATGTGAGTTTTTGTGCGagtcaatatttttatgatatacatgtacatgtttagaaaaaaacttttggaatacattaatatttttccTGAAAAGCATGCATATGGTTAGTACTTGCAGTAAAATTACTATTTTGAGGTACCTTGCATACTGATGCTTTTCAAATGTATTTAGACTTTAGAGtcatttattatgaaattaCCTGATTTGAATCCTCCATTATCATTGATATAGCTTGCACATCTGTTCCAGTATTTATTGACACCATCACTTGGTATGGGATTTTCTCCAACAAAACATTTGAGTGCTGCTTTCTCACTGTCAGTccatttctttttattaatcTCAATCAACTGAAAACaggaatacatattatatacacatacaatgtatattacctATTCAATAGGTATTCTGGTCGTACAGTGGTAATATAATTCTTGAAGTTAACCATGACGGCAGGACTCGCCAATTATGGTAAACCTTAATGGGGATCACCTTTCTGACATGGAACTCTGGATTTTTAACATCTTTCAGTCCAGTCAGCTGCAGGATTCAcgttattgttatatatttgctGTTATTCCAAACTATTTCAttaaatcatttcatttcatttaatcCTGTAAATTTTTGGTACTTTCAATTGGATAAGTAGCATATGCTAATTAAGGACTTGAAATGCTAATTGGATGAAAGCTGAAGTACACCCCGAAGAAACCCAATGACCAGCGGTCAACACCttgcaactgcctcacatgggattcaaaccagaaatattttatatacatatatgtttctgtacaaACCAAGCGAAAGATTTTGACAAGTTGTGGACATCTTAATGACACCATGGTATATCAATTTAAGCACCAAATATATGATTGATTATGTGTAATTAGGATCATTATAATCCTTGATTTCCCATTTGCTATCAATGATATTATTAGCATCTGTGCATCTGTACACTACATTTAAAAAGGGATATGAATTGACATTACAATATGTACCTCATAGTTTCCTCTTTTCTCTGCTTGAGATGGAGTTTTACCGGTTGGTGTAGATCTTAATCTTTTGCGGGTAGTCGATGCTGACTCAGAAGGAAAAATCCGGAATGAGGGAACCCTTTACAAGAATTCACAAAAAATTACATTCCACTCAGATCCATTGTCAATATGAAATTACATAGAGTTTGAAATAGGGGGTAATTTTCCATACAGAAAAAGGCGACATCTCAATGACAGGTATCGTTTTTAATGCGAAATTGTCTGTAGAATCGAATGAAAGACAAGAAAAAAAGATGTCGCAGCTGGAAAATGGAAATTTCGTCGTTTTTTCGAAGCTAGGTAGATTTTGTTGTCGGTCTTGTCAGAATGAAAACTACCGCACACATGATAATGCCGACGTGACAACTaccaaattgaaaataatttaaatcagTATTACTTTCTGATTATAAATAACAGCACGAGACGTGCCGATCATTCGTCAATTACGCGAATAAGTGGATTGTTTAGGTCAAGTGTTAAATGCATACCTGCCGGTatccgccatattggatttgcATTACGTCACAATATGGCGGCGGTGTTCACCTGACTAAGAATAGCGCAGAGCTATCGGAGCATTCGCAGCAGGGAACCAGACTAGGTCTGAGGCAGCTGAGGAAACCTTAAACATCCCAGATTTTATAGAGGAGGTCACGCTGTCAACAACAACTCCCGATGAGGTAGTGGTGGAGAGTTATGACAACGATACAAGTCGCGAGGAATGCTTTAAAGAGTCAGGGTCTCAGTGTTCTCTTCTTGGGAAATGTtctatcgataattttatatcaCGGCCAAAGCAATTACAATATTACACAGGATTTGAAAATTACTCTTTCTTTAACCTTCTTGGCCCTGCAACATTCCATTTAGATTCTCAGTGTACAGCTATATCCCCTCAGGATCAACTGCTTCTTACATTAATGAAGCTTCGCCAAGAAAAGGATGACATTGATCTAAGTTTTATGTTCGAGATAAGCGAGTCTACAGTGTCAAAAGTTATTGTCACATGTATCAACTTCCTATATTTTCAATTGAAGAAAATAGCTATATAGGCATCACGTGATGTTGTTTCAAAACATATGCCAGAGGATTTTGGAAAAAAGTACCCTCAAACTCGAGTAATTCTGGATGCTACAGAGGTCCCCATACAAAAACTATCGGAGGTAAATGCACAGAGTTGCACATGGTCAAGTTATAAACATGAAAACACATTGAAAACAATGATAGGTTGTACTCCAAG
It encodes:
- the LOC138313881 gene encoding ATP-dependent DNA helicase Q1-like, whose translation is ENIVIVVDEAHCILQWQDDFRPAYKNIKNLKAIFPKFTMVAMTATVNSKSVKQIRKDLQMKGTLINCTPLLRKNISLAVKPRPGYKKDETQTAPYDYIFKQLYEEYLLSVENKHDYPVTIVYTKLIWCSRAIDLAKILLGDHMYIGDPTQDAEVNQYILETLGRDDNHIRVIFATIALGMGADLKKVKRVIHAGAPSSAEEYIQEIGRAGRTGGEAESVIYVNAMDLSSQIVSAEMKNYLKQTEVCRRKFLSDYLNCPLEPAEYKCCDLCSKDSDTEVKGQNQVVRFLVKQALKQYVEADVSGEITFHLNDMLIERITETYEMVPLDSVENYYKLPTFVAESVKVILGTFK